One genomic segment of Polynucleobacter sp. MWH-UH2A includes these proteins:
- the dusA gene encoding tRNA dihydrouridine(20/20a) synthase DusA, translating into MNSAPQKRMAVAPMMEWTDRHCRSFHRSLSKEAVLYTEMVTTGALMHGDIPRHLDYSQDQHPVVLQLGGSEPNDLAISAELAQQWGYDEIDLNCGCPSERVQRGAFGACLMAEPKLVAQCVKAMKDAVDIPISVKHRLGLDSMDASSSKEDYQFALNFIMSVADAGASQVTIHARNAVLKGLSPKENRSKPPLRYEVAAQLRLDAQKHFPNLKVLLNGGLESNEQIAGHWDDFDGFMVGRAAYHFPAMLLGWDDLIHTNGDAAGYLFSETEWHRIQIALVKQVQAWFDECREKGKPFYIGAFTRHILGLAHGRAGSRYWRQRLSDHHALAKVQSKAAIADFFIDASLTLGDWAAFEVETAE; encoded by the coding sequence ATGAATAGTGCCCCACAAAAGCGAATGGCGGTTGCTCCGATGATGGAGTGGACAGACCGTCATTGCCGCTCTTTTCACCGCTCACTTAGCAAGGAAGCCGTCTTATATACAGAGATGGTAACAACTGGCGCACTGATGCATGGTGATATACCGCGCCACTTAGATTACTCGCAGGATCAACATCCTGTTGTATTGCAATTAGGAGGGTCTGAGCCAAATGATTTAGCTATATCTGCTGAACTTGCTCAGCAATGGGGCTACGATGAAATTGATCTTAATTGTGGTTGCCCATCGGAGCGTGTACAGCGTGGAGCATTTGGCGCATGCTTAATGGCGGAGCCTAAATTAGTTGCCCAATGTGTAAAGGCCATGAAAGATGCTGTAGATATTCCAATTTCAGTAAAGCATCGATTGGGGCTCGATTCAATGGATGCATCTAGCTCAAAAGAAGACTATCAATTCGCATTGAACTTTATTATGTCTGTGGCTGACGCTGGAGCTAGTCAAGTAACGATTCATGCGCGTAACGCGGTATTGAAAGGTTTATCTCCAAAGGAGAATCGAAGTAAGCCGCCATTGAGATATGAGGTGGCAGCTCAACTGCGTCTAGATGCACAAAAACATTTTCCTAATTTAAAGGTGTTGCTAAATGGTGGCTTGGAATCCAATGAGCAAATAGCCGGTCATTGGGATGACTTTGATGGATTTATGGTTGGTAGGGCTGCCTATCATTTCCCAGCAATGCTCTTGGGGTGGGATGATTTAATCCATACTAATGGCGATGCTGCAGGCTATCTCTTTAGTGAAACTGAGTGGCATCGAATTCAGATTGCATTGGTTAAACAGGTACAAGCTTGGTTTGATGAATGTCGAGAGAAAGGTAAGCCGTTTTATATCGGGGCCTTTACAAGGCATATTTTGGGATTGGCGCATGGCAGGGCAGGCTCACGCTATTGGCGTCAACGACTCTCAGACCATCATGCTTTAGCCAAAGTGCAAAGCAAGGCAGCCATTGCAGACTTCTTTATTGACGCTAGCCTAACCCTTGGTGATTGGGCTGCTTTTGAGGTAGAGACCGCAGAATAA
- a CDS encoding pseudouridine synthase: MSKANSEGVSASRVYLPADQSHLNVLQFFIIQFPHIEAAEWEKRFADGLILDLDGHALAAHDPYQPNTHLHYFRRLAREPEIPYEERILFQDEHLLVADKPHFLPVTPSGLYLHQTLLNRLKKKTQIQTLSPIHRIDRDTAGLVIFSINPGERGKYQNLFRDRMVNKMYEAIAPYSEGLIKRLPLTYRSRLEESEHFLQMQEVEGEANSDTQIELLEISNPWARYRLKPGSGKKHQLRAHLNALKIPIKNDQIYPVLTPYQEYELDFTKPLQLLAKAISFDDPITGVAREFFSSQELEFGLN, translated from the coding sequence ATGAGCAAGGCGAATTCAGAGGGAGTGTCGGCATCGCGGGTGTATTTGCCAGCAGATCAATCCCATCTGAATGTATTGCAATTTTTCATCATTCAATTTCCGCATATAGAAGCAGCTGAATGGGAAAAGCGTTTTGCGGATGGCTTGATACTTGATCTTGATGGTCACGCGTTAGCGGCGCATGACCCCTATCAACCCAATACACACTTGCACTACTTCAGAAGATTGGCTCGTGAGCCAGAGATTCCGTATGAAGAGCGCATCCTCTTTCAGGATGAGCACTTGCTGGTTGCAGATAAGCCTCATTTTTTACCAGTAACGCCTAGCGGTTTGTATTTGCATCAAACTTTACTCAATCGTCTGAAGAAGAAAACCCAAATTCAGACGCTGAGCCCAATTCACCGTATAGACCGAGATACAGCAGGCTTAGTGATCTTCTCTATTAATCCAGGTGAGAGGGGTAAATACCAAAATCTGTTTCGCGATCGAATGGTAAATAAGATGTATGAGGCAATTGCGCCCTATTCTGAAGGGCTCATCAAAAGATTGCCGCTGACTTATCGAAGTCGCTTAGAAGAGTCAGAGCACTTTTTGCAAATGCAAGAGGTGGAAGGTGAGGCAAATTCAGATACGCAGATTGAATTACTTGAAATCAGCAATCCTTGGGCGAGATATCGTTTGAAGCCAGGTAGCGGAAAAAAGCATCAGTTACGTGCACACCTGAATGCGCTAAAAATTCCGATTAAGAATGATCAAATCTATCCAGTTCTTACGCCTTATCAGGAATACGAACTTGATTTCACAAAGCCATTACAGTTGTTGGCTAAAGCTATATCCTTTGATGACCCTATTACGGGTGTAGCTAGAGAATTTTTTAGTAGTCAAGAATTGGAATTCGGATTAAATTGA
- a CDS encoding Tex family protein codes for MLPSIEQRLAQELSAKPNQVAAAIALLDEGATVPFIARYRKEATGGLDDAQLRLLEERLSYLRELEERRKTIVVSIEEQGKMTPELLKAIMMAEDKTRLEDLYLPYKPKRRTKAQIALEAGLEPLANDLLANPNLDPEQEATKYIKEAFKTDQGDNAGVPDTKAALEGARQILMERFAEDASLVQSLRTYLQDHGVVESKVIAGKEQEGEKFADYFDYSEPIKAIPSHRALALFRGRREQMLMVSLRLDSEEEKPKWDSPHNPCEQRIANHFKIKNEGRLADAWLADTVRWTWRIKCSMHLETELMTALRERAETEAINVFARNLKDLLLAAPAGPRVTIGLDPGMRTGVKVAVVDETGKVVDTDVIYPHQPKNDWTGSLVTLAKLAEKHKATLISIGNGTASRETDKLAQDLIKAKPELGLTKIVVSEAGASVYSASEYASKELPGMDVSLRGAVSIARRLQDPLAELVKIDPKSIGVGQYQHDVMQTQLAKSLVAVVEDCVNAVGVDVNTASAPLLARVSGLSSTVAEGIVAYRDSKGAFKSRADLKGVPRLGEKTFEQAAGFLRIMNGQDPLDASAVHPESYPLVEKILKDIKKGVKDVIGDANLLKSLSPEKYADGQFGVPTVTDILKELEKPGRDPRPEFTTATFKEGVETIGDLKTDMILEGVVTNVAAFGAFVDIGVHQDGLVHISALSNTFVKDPHTVVKAGQVVKVKVLEVDEKRKRIALTMRLSDEAPKAGPKPEQKTQNRPRQGEIKRPQEDRRQAAPMNNAMAMALAKLKK; via the coding sequence ATGTTGCCATCCATAGAACAACGTCTTGCCCAGGAGCTATCCGCTAAACCAAATCAAGTGGCGGCTGCCATTGCTTTATTAGATGAGGGCGCAACCGTTCCATTTATTGCCCGTTATCGCAAAGAAGCAACTGGAGGTTTGGATGATGCCCAGTTACGCCTACTAGAAGAGCGCTTGAGTTATTTGCGAGAGCTTGAAGAGCGACGTAAAACTATCGTGGTCTCGATTGAAGAGCAGGGCAAGATGACCCCTGAGTTGCTCAAAGCCATCATGATGGCAGAAGATAAAACGCGCCTAGAAGATCTGTATTTGCCTTACAAGCCTAAGCGCAGAACGAAGGCTCAAATTGCCCTAGAAGCTGGCTTAGAGCCTCTGGCAAATGATTTACTGGCCAACCCAAATCTAGATCCAGAACAAGAAGCTACTAAATACATTAAGGAGGCCTTTAAAACCGATCAAGGTGACAATGCTGGCGTGCCAGACACTAAGGCCGCGCTAGAAGGCGCTCGCCAAATCTTGATGGAACGTTTTGCTGAAGATGCTAGCTTAGTTCAGTCTCTAAGAACCTATTTGCAAGATCATGGTGTGGTTGAGTCTAAGGTGATAGCCGGCAAAGAACAAGAAGGTGAAAAATTTGCAGACTATTTTGACTACTCTGAACCTATCAAAGCTATTCCATCCCATCGTGCATTAGCGTTATTTCGAGGTCGTCGAGAGCAAATGCTGATGGTGAGTTTACGTCTTGATAGCGAAGAGGAGAAGCCTAAATGGGATTCACCACATAACCCTTGCGAACAACGCATTGCAAATCATTTCAAGATTAAGAATGAGGGTCGACTTGCAGATGCTTGGTTAGCGGACACCGTTCGTTGGACCTGGCGCATCAAATGCTCTATGCATCTAGAGACAGAGCTTATGACTGCCTTACGTGAGCGTGCAGAGACCGAAGCGATTAATGTGTTTGCGCGTAACCTAAAGGATTTATTGCTGGCCGCTCCAGCTGGACCTAGGGTCACTATTGGTTTAGATCCTGGAATGCGCACCGGAGTGAAGGTTGCAGTCGTTGATGAGACTGGCAAAGTCGTTGATACAGATGTGATTTACCCACATCAACCTAAAAATGACTGGACTGGCTCGCTTGTGACCCTAGCTAAGTTGGCTGAGAAGCATAAGGCAACACTCATTTCCATTGGTAATGGCACAGCGTCTAGAGAAACCGATAAATTGGCGCAAGATTTGATTAAAGCCAAACCTGAATTGGGTCTTACTAAGATTGTGGTTTCTGAAGCAGGCGCTTCGGTGTATTCCGCATCGGAATATGCTTCAAAAGAATTGCCTGGCATGGATGTTTCCCTCCGCGGTGCAGTCTCTATTGCCCGTAGACTGCAGGATCCGCTAGCCGAGCTAGTCAAGATTGATCCAAAGTCTATTGGTGTGGGTCAGTATCAACATGATGTGATGCAAACCCAGCTAGCAAAATCATTGGTGGCGGTAGTGGAGGATTGTGTGAATGCGGTTGGTGTTGATGTGAATACCGCCTCAGCCCCATTATTAGCAAGGGTCTCTGGTTTAAGCTCAACGGTAGCTGAAGGCATCGTGGCCTATCGGGATAGCAAAGGTGCATTTAAATCTAGAGCGGATTTGAAGGGCGTGCCGCGCTTGGGTGAAAAGACTTTTGAACAGGCAGCAGGATTCTTGCGCATTATGAATGGACAAGATCCTTTAGATGCATCTGCAGTTCACCCGGAATCTTATCCATTGGTTGAGAAAATCCTGAAAGATATTAAGAAGGGCGTTAAGGATGTCATTGGCGATGCCAATTTACTCAAATCCTTGTCGCCCGAGAAATACGCTGACGGGCAATTTGGTGTCCCAACGGTCACTGATATTTTGAAAGAATTAGAAAAGCCAGGAAGAGATCCCCGTCCAGAATTTACAACTGCTACTTTTAAAGAGGGTGTTGAGACAATCGGGGATTTGAAGACCGATATGATTTTGGAGGGTGTGGTGACCAACGTTGCCGCATTTGGCGCCTTCGTGGATATCGGAGTGCATCAAGATGGCTTGGTACATATATCAGCTTTATCCAATACCTTTGTTAAGGATCCGCACACGGTAGTTAAAGCGGGTCAAGTAGTGAAGGTTAAGGTGCTAGAAGTTGATGAAAAGCGCAAGCGCATTGCCTTAACTATGCGTTTATCAGATGAAGCCCCTAAGGCAGGACCTAAGCCAGAGCAAAAAACCCAGAACAGACCAAGGCAGGGTGAAATCAAGCGACCACAAGAGGACCGAAGACAGGCGGCCCCTATGAATAATGCAATGGCGATGGCTTTAGCAAAGCTCAAGAAGTAG